A single region of the Vicia villosa cultivar HV-30 ecotype Madison, WI linkage group LG4, Vvil1.0, whole genome shotgun sequence genome encodes:
- the LOC131594988 gene encoding probable polygalacturonase, which yields MVAFSSHKSTSFFFVFLIVAALGSVFLVWQKNAINGFLVLGGEMVWEAPKLRPVVFNLTEFGGVGDGVTVNTQAFERAVSVVSKFGDKGGAQLNVPPGLWLTAPFNLTSHMTLFLAHDAVILGIQDEKYWPLMPALPSYGYGREHPGPRYSSLIHGQHLKDVVITGHNGTIDGQGQTWWTKHLNKLLNHTRGPLVQIMWSSNIVISNITLRNSPFWTLHPYDCKNVTIKNVTILAPVYHAPNTDGIDPDSCEDMLIEDCYISVGDDAIAIKSGWDQYGIAYGKPSKNILIRNLVVRSNVSAGISIGSEMSGGVSNVTIENILVWESRRAIRIKTAPGRGGYVRQITYRNLTFHNVRVGIVIKTDYNEHPDAGYDPTALPILRDISFTGLRGEGVRVPVRIQGSKEIPVRNVTFQDMNVGITYKKKHIFQCAFVEGQVIGTIFPKPCRNFDQVNEQGELVKPAASQNVTDIDYEI from the exons ATGGTGGCGTTTAGCTCTCACAAGAGTACAAGTTTCTTCTTTGTGTTTCTAATTGTTGCAGCTCTTGGTTCGGTTTTTCTGGTGTGGCAGAAGAATGCGATTAATGGGTTTTTGGTTTTGGGTGGGGAAATGGTTTGGGAGGCACCAAAGCTGAGGCCTGTGGTGTTCAATTTGACTGAGTTTGGTGGGGTTGGTGATGGGGTTACTGTTAATACTCAGGCTTTTGAAAGAGCTGTTTCTGTTGTGTCTAAGTTTGGGGATAAGGGTGGTGCTCAGTTGAATGTGCCACCTGGTCTTTGGCTTACTGCGCCGTTTAATCTTACAAGTCATATGACTCTTTTTCTAGCTCATGATGCTGTCATTCTTGGAATTCAG GATGAAAAGTATTGGCCGTTGATGCCAGCATTGCCTTCATATGGATATGGTAGGGAGCATCCTGGGCCGCGGTATAGCAGTTTGATTCATGGTCAACATCTTAAAGATGTCGTGATAACAG GGCATAATGGTACCATAGACGGACAGGGACAGACATGGTGGACAAAACATCTGAATAAACTTCTCAACCACACAAGGGGGCCACTTGTTCAGATCATGTGGTCTAGCAACATTGTGATCTCAAATATTACTCTGCGCAACTCTCCTTTTTGGACTCTTCATCCATATGACTGCAAGAATGTAACAATAAAAAATGTTACAATATTGGCTCCCGTATATCATGCTCCGAATACTGATGGCATAGATCCAG ATTCTTGCGAGGATATGTTGATAGAGGATTGTTACATAAGTGTGGGAGATGATGCAATTGCGATAAAAAGTGGCTGGGATCAATATGGAATTGCTTATGGAAAGCCTTCTAAGAACATATTAATCCGAAACCTTGTCGTTCGTTCTAATGTCAG TGCTGGCATCTCCATAGGAAGTGAGATGTCTGGCGGAGTATCCAACGTCACCATCGAAAACATTCTTGTTTGGGAATCTAGACGTGCCATCAGGATCAAAACTGCACCTGGAAGAGGCGGATACGTTCGCCAAATAACTTACCGAAATCTCACTTTCCATAACGTCCGTGTTGGAATTGTTATCAAGACCGATTACAACGAACACCCTGACGCCGGATATGATCCTACCGCACTTCCAATTCTCAGAGACATAAGCTTCACCGGTCTCCGTGGCGAGGGAGTTCGTGTTCCTGTACGAATTCAAGGTAGCAAAGAGATTCCAGTTAGAAATGTGACTTTCCAAGACATGAATGTTGGGATAACATACAAAAAGAAACATATCTTTCAGTGCGCGTTTGTGGAAGGTCAGGTAATAGGGACCATTTTTCCGAAACCATGTCGGAATTTCGATCAGGTCAACGAGCAAGGAGAGTTGGTTAAGCCCGCCGCGTCGCAGAATGTAACAGATATAGATTATGAAATCTGA